One region of Methanomassiliicoccales archaeon genomic DNA includes:
- a CDS encoding translation initiation factor IF-2 subunit alpha, which translates to MVRISEYPEEGELVVCTVQNVKNFGAFVTLDEYDNKEGFIHVRDVATGWIKYIRDYVREGQKVVCKVLGVDPSKGHIDLSLKSVNEHQRREKIQQWKNEKKAEKLMEIVAERLGKNVQECYEEFGYKLIEKFGSLYGAFEQCAINPKSLAENGFEGSWTSTFIEIAKENIVPPFVQIDGQIELTCPLPDGVDKIRGALLAGLDLAKENVKIQYIGAPRYRIVITAPDYRSAEEEMKRISEKIVTTIKQSGGQGVFHRETK; encoded by the coding sequence ATGGTTAGGATAAGCGAGTACCCTGAGGAAGGCGAGCTTGTCGTCTGCACAGTTCAGAATGTAAAGAATTTTGGTGCATTTGTAACACTCGATGAGTATGACAATAAGGAAGGGTTTATCCACGTAAGAGATGTGGCAACCGGGTGGATCAAGTATATACGCGATTACGTTCGGGAGGGGCAGAAAGTCGTGTGCAAGGTTCTCGGCGTGGATCCTTCAAAGGGGCATATCGATCTTTCATTGAAATCCGTCAATGAGCATCAAAGAAGGGAGAAGATCCAGCAATGGAAAAATGAGAAGAAAGCGGAGAAACTCATGGAAATCGTTGCTGAGCGTTTGGGTAAAAATGTCCAAGAGTGTTATGAGGAATTCGGATACAAGCTCATTGAGAAATTTGGGAGTCTCTATGGTGCCTTTGAACAATGTGCAATTAATCCCAAGTCACTAGCTGAGAATGGGTTCGAAGGATCTTGGACTTCCACATTCATCGAAATCGCTAAGGAGAATATTGTGCCACCATTCGTTCAAATTGATGGGCAAATTGAGTTGACTTGTCCGCTACCAGATGGAGTCGACAAAATCAGGGGTGCACTTCTCGCAGGTCTCGATCTGGCAAAAGAAAACGTTAAAATTCAATATATTGGTGCGCCACGGTATAGAATTGTAATTACCGCACCTGACTATAGGAGTGCCGAAGAAGAAATGAAAAGGATCAGTGAAAAAATAGTTACCACGATAAAACAGTCAGGTGGACAAGGAGTATTCCATCGGGAAACGAAATAA
- a CDS encoding RNA-protein complex protein Nop10, with protein MKTSLRKCLKCQEYTLEESCPRCGSMSVIATPPKFSPEDKYGNYRRRLRKERGDGYGVH; from the coding sequence ATGAAAACTTCGCTTAGAAAGTGTCTAAAGTGTCAGGAATATACTCTCGAAGAATCATGTCCGCGATGTGGATCAATGAGTGTTATTGCGACACCACCCAAATTCTCTCCCGAGGACAAATATGGGAACTATAGGAGACGACTGAGAAAGGAAAGAGGTGATGGTTACGGAGTACATTGA
- a CDS encoding proteasome assembly chaperone family protein, translating into MVTEYIETIFYEDPVLENPILVEGLPGVGNVGKLAAEHLLEQLGAVKFAEIYSKFFPPQVLVDDEGLIRLVGNELYYSKGNSARPDLIILVGDYQGLTPEGQYELSDHILRIAKKYGVKKIFTLGGYGVGKMVEKPRVLGAATDKELVEEMKKYGVVFAKGEPGSGIVGASGLLLGLGKIHGIRAVCLMGETSGYFVDPKGAEVVLRVLAKVLNVDIDFSALEDKAEQIDLITSKIREIESPPEPKREDLGYIG; encoded by the coding sequence ATGGTTACGGAGTACATTGAAACAATATTCTACGAGGATCCGGTCCTCGAAAACCCAATACTAGTCGAAGGACTGCCAGGAGTTGGCAATGTGGGAAAACTCGCAGCAGAACATCTGTTGGAACAGCTGGGGGCCGTGAAATTTGCAGAAATTTACTCGAAATTCTTCCCGCCGCAAGTTCTCGTAGATGACGAGGGTTTGATCAGATTAGTCGGTAATGAGTTGTACTACAGCAAGGGCAATAGTGCGCGACCTGATTTGATCATTCTTGTTGGCGATTACCAAGGTCTCACCCCAGAAGGTCAATACGAGCTTTCCGATCACATTCTAAGAATAGCCAAAAAGTATGGTGTGAAGAAAATCTTCACACTTGGCGGGTATGGAGTTGGAAAGATGGTTGAAAAGCCTCGTGTTCTCGGTGCTGCGACGGACAAGGAGCTAGTTGAAGAGATGAAAAAATACGGCGTTGTATTCGCCAAAGGAGAGCCAGGAAGCGGCATAGTCGGGGCTAGTGGCCTGTTGCTCGGTCTAGGGAAGATTCACGGTATAAGAGCGGTCTGTCTCATGGGTGAAACGTCTGGTTACTTTGTTGATCCAAAGGGTGCTGAAGTAGTACTGCGGGTTCTTGCGAAAGTACTTAACGTCGATATCGATTTCAGCGCGCTTGAGGATAAAGCCGAACAAATCGATCTTATAACCTCAAAGATACGGGAAATAGAGTCGCCACCCGAACCAAAACGCGAAGACCTCGGATACATAGGGTAA
- a CDS encoding ribbon-helix-helix domain-containing protein, giving the protein MVEQDLEKITIRLPARYIRALDFLVKVDDFPSRSEAIRAAIRDFIYGRVDLVMDKIKKMEEAEKTLAAMEIFEERYLNK; this is encoded by the coding sequence ATGGTTGAGCAAGATCTTGAAAAAATAACAATTCGGCTTCCTGCTAGATACATCAGAGCACTCGATTTCCTCGTAAAAGTCGATGATTTCCCCTCGCGCTCAGAAGCGATACGAGCTGCAATTAGGGACTTCATTTACGGGCGCGTTGACCTAGTAATGGATAAAATCAAGAAAATGGAAGAGGCCGAAAAGACTCTCGCCGCTATGGAGATCTTCGAGGAACGATACCTCAACAAATAG
- a CDS encoding amidohydrolase family protein, whose translation MKTVIRDAWIVTQNARREILRGDILIEDGIIKQLGTVDCCADEEINAHGDIVIPGLINTHTHVSMSIMRGIADDMTFEEFLSKVFEIDSRRTSEDIYLGTKLGCLEMIRSGTTTFVDLYYSEDVIAKAVQEMGLRAVLCWAVLDEEFTTQKGRPMDNCRHFYESFRSISSRITPGVGLQGVYVCSENTFTEAGEFARENELLLHFHLSETRKEVNDHKKKTGMRPAEFLESIHFFDSRCLAAHCCWLTRNEIKILARHGVSVSTCPVSNMKLATGGVAPVPEMIAERVNVSIGTDSATTNNSLDMFGEMKVLSLLQKSSRWDPAILKAQQILDCATINAARAIGLGDKIGSIEPGKSADIVIIDGAAPNLQPVRLSTLIPNLIYSSSPANVKTLICDGHILMKDFVINVADEAHITKQASYVAEKLLG comes from the coding sequence ATGAAAACGGTGATAAGGGACGCCTGGATTGTAACTCAGAATGCAAGGCGAGAAATCCTGAGAGGAGATATTCTCATTGAAGATGGTATCATCAAGCAACTTGGAACGGTTGATTGTTGCGCCGACGAGGAGATTAATGCTCATGGCGACATTGTGATTCCGGGCTTGATTAACACGCATACACACGTTTCGATGTCGATCATGAGAGGTATTGCTGATGATATGACTTTCGAGGAATTTCTGTCTAAAGTCTTCGAAATAGATAGCCGTCGTACCTCTGAGGACATTTATCTAGGAACCAAACTCGGATGTCTTGAAATGATCCGCAGCGGTACGACAACCTTTGTAGATTTGTACTATTCAGAAGATGTAATAGCAAAAGCAGTGCAAGAAATGGGATTGAGAGCAGTTCTTTGCTGGGCCGTGCTGGATGAAGAATTTACAACTCAAAAAGGGCGTCCGATGGATAATTGTAGACATTTTTATGAGAGTTTCCGAAGCATTTCTTCGAGAATTACTCCTGGAGTCGGGTTGCAGGGCGTTTATGTTTGTTCAGAAAACACGTTTACTGAAGCGGGAGAATTTGCGAGAGAAAACGAACTTCTTCTACACTTTCACCTATCAGAGACTCGTAAAGAGGTCAATGATCACAAAAAGAAAACTGGCATGCGTCCAGCAGAATTTTTGGAGTCTATTCATTTCTTTGACTCGCGCTGTCTAGCAGCTCACTGTTGTTGGCTCACAAGAAATGAAATAAAGATCTTAGCAAGGCACGGCGTTAGTGTTTCAACTTGTCCAGTATCAAATATGAAGCTTGCTACAGGTGGCGTAGCCCCAGTTCCAGAGATGATTGCTGAAAGAGTGAATGTGTCGATAGGAACCGACAGCGCAACTACAAACAATTCTCTTGATATGTTTGGTGAAATGAAAGTTCTTTCACTTCTTCAAAAGTCTAGTCGATGGGATCCCGCTATTCTGAAAGCGCAACAGATTTTAGACTGCGCAACGATCAATGCAGCTCGGGCAATTGGTCTTGGAGACAAGATAGGATCGATTGAACCGGGTAAGAGCGCCGATATCGTAATAATTGACGGCGCTGCTCCTAATCTTCAGCCTGTTCGATTATCAACTCTTATTCCTAATTTGATATATTCTTCTTCACCAGCAAATGTAAAGACACTAATTTGCGATGGACATATTCTTATGAAGGATTTTGTAATTAACGTAGCTGACGAAGCTCATATCACCAAGCAAGCATCATATGTTGCAGAGAAGTTATTAGGTTAG
- a CDS encoding MBL fold metallo-hydrolase, with the protein MTFITFLGTGGGRFATIYQARSTGGIYIDDGARFHVDPGPGAIVAMKRLSIDPAKTDAILVSHCHLDHYSDAEILIEGMTCGGFGRRGYLLASKSVIEGEGRFGPAISRYHLSMVKNVKTVKPRDEIPVGDVTVEVTPTKHSDPTTVGFRFHTSSGIISYVSDTEIDKKVIEFHRGCRILVLCVTRPLGSRITYHLNTEDAAEFVKLIRPEIAILTHFGMKVLDDGPEKQAEYIERESGVLTRAMSDYASIDVQREIEVRY; encoded by the coding sequence GTGACATTTATAACTTTTCTAGGTACTGGCGGGGGACGCTTTGCAACGATCTATCAGGCACGGAGTACAGGAGGAATTTACATAGATGATGGTGCAAGATTCCATGTAGATCCAGGACCAGGCGCAATAGTCGCGATGAAAAGATTGTCTATTGATCCCGCAAAAACAGATGCCATACTTGTTTCACACTGTCATTTAGATCACTACAGCGACGCAGAAATACTTATCGAGGGCATGACTTGCGGCGGATTTGGTCGCCGTGGATACCTTCTTGCTAGCAAGAGCGTAATTGAGGGCGAGGGGCGATTCGGTCCCGCGATCTCAAGATATCATCTCTCAATGGTCAAGAACGTTAAGACCGTTAAACCTCGAGATGAGATTCCCGTAGGAGATGTCACCGTGGAAGTCACACCAACAAAACATAGCGATCCAACTACTGTGGGGTTTCGCTTTCACACGTCGTCTGGGATTATTTCGTATGTTAGCGATACAGAAATTGACAAGAAGGTAATAGAATTCCATCGCGGCTGTCGGATCCTTGTACTTTGTGTTACGAGACCGCTTGGTTCTAGAATCACTTATCACTTAAATACAGAAGATGCTGCAGAATTTGTGAAATTGATACGGCCAGAAATCGCGATTCTCACTCATTTTGGTATGAAGGTGCTAGATGATGGGCCAGAAAAGCAAGCAGAATACATTGAAAGAGAGTCCGGAGTTTTAACACGCGCAATGAGTGATTATGCTTCGATCGATGTCCAAAGAGAGATAGAAGTTCGTTATTAA